In Lotus japonicus ecotype B-129 chromosome 5, LjGifu_v1.2, one genomic interval encodes:
- the LOC130720822 gene encoding calmodulin calcium-dependent NAD kinase isoform X2, with the protein MQSDYNGSKPSFTKIILVSSIGLIFAAAMHYRLKIMRDRKIIPRLRFSKASQAPKLERFSHYVARQMGFKDRRNCPHLCKLASEYIRKSEGCEDDIYAFFENEPDADSLFVKLVEEFERCILSYFAYHWSRGDALISQVLSSDNEPKKKLKHIVMAATRDQRVERVTKNLKVARVFNTLVEEMRAMGFVSNDDNRCTEVMAPVAHSDRSPVLLFMGGGMGAGKSTVLKDILKEPFWAGAAYNAVVIEADAFKESDVIYKALSSRGHHDMIKTAELVHQSSTDAASSLLVTALNEGRDVIMDGTFSWVPFVVQTITMARNVHRRRYRMGAGYKVNEDGSVTESYWERIQDEEPEQVGGKKRKPYRIELVGVVCDAYLAVIRGIRRAIMCRRAVRVKPQLKSHKRFADAFLTYCQLVDNARLYSTNALEGPPKDGKIETRHCLWIQMKLIV; encoded by the exons ATGCAGAGTG ATTACAATGGCAGCAAACCCAGCTTCACAAAGATTATATTGGTCTCCTCCATTGGGTTGATATTTGCAGCAGCAATGCATTATCGCCTCAAAATAATGAGAGATCGAAAGATCATTCCACGTTTGAGATTCTCAAAGGCTAGCCAAGCCCCAAAGCTTGAGAGATTCTCTCATTACGTAG CTAGGCAAATGGGGTTCAAAGATAGGAGGAATTGTCCTCATCTATGCAAATTGGCTTCTGAGTATATAAGGAAATCTGAGGGATGTGAAGATGACATCTATGCCTTCTTCGAGAATGAACCAGATGCGGATTCACTTTTTGTGAAGCTTGTGGAGGAGTTTGAGAGATGCATTCTCAGTTACTTTGCATACCATTGGAGCCGCGGTGATGCACTCATAAGTCAG GTGTTGAGCTCTGACAATGAGCCAAAGAAGAAGCTCAAGCACATAGTTATGGCAGCAACTAG GGATCAAAGGGTGGAGAGGGTAACCAAGAATCTGAAGGTGGCTAGAGTTTTTAACACATTAGTAGAAGAGATGAGAGCAATGGGGTTTGTATCAAATGATGACAATAGATGCACAGAGGTGATGGCCCCTGTAGCTCACAGTGACAGGAGCCCAGTGCTCCTTTTCATGGGAGGTGGTATGGGAGCTGGAAagagcactgtgcttaaagacaTTCTCAAGGA ACCATTCTGGGCAGGAGCAGCATACAATGCTGTCGTTATTGAAGCAGATGCCTTTAAAGAATCAGATGTTATATATAAGGCCCTCAGTTCAAGAGGGCATCATGACATGATAAAAACAGCAGAATTG GTACACCAATCATCCACAGATGCAGCCTCATCACTACTGGTAACAGCACTGAATGAGGGGAGAGATGTCATTATGGATGGTACATTCTCCTGGGTACCATTTGTTGTGCAGACAATAACAATGGCCAGAAATGTCCATCGCCGCCGATACCGAATGGGAGCAGGCTACAAGGTAAATGAGGACGGAAGTGTTACTGAAAGCTACTGGGAAAGAATTCAAGATGAAGAGCCTGAACAAGTTGGAGgcaaaaagagaaaaccatATAGGATAGAGCTGGTTGGAGTAGTGTGTGATGCTTACCTTGCAGTCATAAGGGGCATAAG GAGAGCTATCATGTGTAGAAGAGCAGTGAGAGTGAAGCCACAATTGAAATCCCACAAGAGATTTGCTGATGCATTTCTCACTTACTGTCAGCTAGTAGACAATGCCAGGCTATACAGTACAAATGCTTTGGAAGGTCCACCCAAG GATGGAAAGATAGAGACAAGACATTGCTTGTGGATCCAGATGAAATTGATTGTTTGA
- the LOC130720822 gene encoding calmodulin calcium-dependent NAD kinase isoform X1, translated as MQSDYNGSKPSFTKIILVSSIGLIFAAAMHYRLKIMRDRKIIPRLRFSKASQAPKLERFSHYVARQMGFKDRRNCPHLCKLASEYIRKSEGCEDDIYAFFENEPDADSLFVKLVEEFERCILSYFAYHWSRGDALISQVLSSDNEPKKKLKHIVMAATRDQRVERVTKNLKVARVFNTLVEEMRAMGFVSNDDNRCTEVMAPVAHSDRSPVLLFMGGGMGAGKSTVLKDILKEPFWAGAAYNAVVIEADAFKESDVIYKALSSRGHHDMIKTAELVHQSSTDAASSLLVTALNEGRDVIMDGTFSWVPFVVQTITMARNVHRRRYRMGAGYKVNEDGSVTESYWERIQDEEPEQVGGKKRKPYRIELVGVVCDAYLAVIRGIRRAIMCRRAVRVKPQLKSHKRFADAFLTYCQLVDNARLYSTNALEGPPKLIGWKDRDKTLLVDPDEIDCLKRVARLNEDADSIYELYKHPNPTCEAGSIWKDIVLSPSRLNIQQELKYSIEKVEKYLNHNSIFVDQS; from the exons ATGCAGAGTG ATTACAATGGCAGCAAACCCAGCTTCACAAAGATTATATTGGTCTCCTCCATTGGGTTGATATTTGCAGCAGCAATGCATTATCGCCTCAAAATAATGAGAGATCGAAAGATCATTCCACGTTTGAGATTCTCAAAGGCTAGCCAAGCCCCAAAGCTTGAGAGATTCTCTCATTACGTAG CTAGGCAAATGGGGTTCAAAGATAGGAGGAATTGTCCTCATCTATGCAAATTGGCTTCTGAGTATATAAGGAAATCTGAGGGATGTGAAGATGACATCTATGCCTTCTTCGAGAATGAACCAGATGCGGATTCACTTTTTGTGAAGCTTGTGGAGGAGTTTGAGAGATGCATTCTCAGTTACTTTGCATACCATTGGAGCCGCGGTGATGCACTCATAAGTCAG GTGTTGAGCTCTGACAATGAGCCAAAGAAGAAGCTCAAGCACATAGTTATGGCAGCAACTAG GGATCAAAGGGTGGAGAGGGTAACCAAGAATCTGAAGGTGGCTAGAGTTTTTAACACATTAGTAGAAGAGATGAGAGCAATGGGGTTTGTATCAAATGATGACAATAGATGCACAGAGGTGATGGCCCCTGTAGCTCACAGTGACAGGAGCCCAGTGCTCCTTTTCATGGGAGGTGGTATGGGAGCTGGAAagagcactgtgcttaaagacaTTCTCAAGGA ACCATTCTGGGCAGGAGCAGCATACAATGCTGTCGTTATTGAAGCAGATGCCTTTAAAGAATCAGATGTTATATATAAGGCCCTCAGTTCAAGAGGGCATCATGACATGATAAAAACAGCAGAATTG GTACACCAATCATCCACAGATGCAGCCTCATCACTACTGGTAACAGCACTGAATGAGGGGAGAGATGTCATTATGGATGGTACATTCTCCTGGGTACCATTTGTTGTGCAGACAATAACAATGGCCAGAAATGTCCATCGCCGCCGATACCGAATGGGAGCAGGCTACAAGGTAAATGAGGACGGAAGTGTTACTGAAAGCTACTGGGAAAGAATTCAAGATGAAGAGCCTGAACAAGTTGGAGgcaaaaagagaaaaccatATAGGATAGAGCTGGTTGGAGTAGTGTGTGATGCTTACCTTGCAGTCATAAGGGGCATAAG GAGAGCTATCATGTGTAGAAGAGCAGTGAGAGTGAAGCCACAATTGAAATCCCACAAGAGATTTGCTGATGCATTTCTCACTTACTGTCAGCTAGTAGACAATGCCAGGCTATACAGTACAAATGCTTTGGAAGGTCCACCCAAG TTGATAGGATGGAAAGATAGAGACAAGACATTGCTTGTGGATCCAGATGAAATTGATTGTTTGAAGAGGGTTGCTAGGTTGAATGAAGATGCAGACTCAATTTATGAACTCTATAAGCACCCTAATCCAACATGTGAAGCTGGATCCATATGGAAAGACATTGTATTATCACCTTCAAGGTTGAACATCCAACAAGAGCTGAAGTATTCCATCGAAAAGGTTGAGAAATATTTGAACCATAATTCTATCTTCGTGGATCAGTCATGA
- the LOC130720824 gene encoding histone H1-like codes for MVTARTTPSHPSYEEMIKDAIVTLKERTGSSQYAITKFIEEKHKKVPANFRKLLLYHLKKLVASGKLVKVKASFKLPPKAAAKSAEVSKPKTVAAKVKKVVAVTPKPKAAASKAKAAAPAKPKPKVSAKPKAGVKPKPKKSPAKATRTSTRTSPGKAVKKAPVKSVKSPTKKKAAVKRGGRK; via the exons ATGGTGACAGCACGAACCACTCCTTCTCATCCTTCATACGAAGAG ATGATTAAGGATGCGATTGTGACGTTGAAGGAGAGAACAGGTTCGAGCCAGTACGCGATCACGAAGTTCATCGAAGAGAAGCACAAGAAGGTTCCGGCGAATTTCAGGAAGCTATTGCTCTACCATTTGAAGAAGCTTGTTGCATCTGGAAAGCTTGTCAAGGTGAAAGCCTCCTTCAAGCTTCCGCCGAAGGCGGCGGCGAAGTCTGCAGAAGTGTCTAAGCCCAAAACTGTGGCGGCTAAGGTGAAGAAAGTTGTGGCGGTTACGCCCAAGCCTAAGGCTGCTGCTTCGAAGGCAAAAGCTGCTGCTCCGGCGAAGCCCAAGCCCAAAGTGTCTGCGAAGCCCAAGGCTGGTGTAAAACCGAAGCCCAAGAAGAGTCCGGCGAAGGCTACAAGGACGTCGACAAGGACATCGCCGGGGAAGGCTGTGAAGAAAGCTCCGGTGAAGAGCGTGAAGTCTCCGACGAAGAAGAAGGCTGCGGTGAAAAGAGGGGGAAggaaatga
- the LOC130719630 gene encoding probable aquaporin NIP7-1 yields the protein MTNIFEKQPSPEASNYASSRGVSGDDKEIGYRGGTSKRYLLANNSSLHFSTIKFDMNCARMVMAELVGTFILMFCVSGIIASTQLQNGAVGLLEYAATAGLTVVVIIFSIGPISCAHVNPAVTIAFATIGQFPWFKVPIYIISQLVGSVLGTYIGSLVYGIKPDVMMTKPMQGCNSAFWVELIATFIIMFLVVALTSEPQSVRNKDEICILKFLNNELEFHFVIAKC from the exons ATGACAAACATATTTGAAAAGCAGCCATCTCCTGAAGCTTCAAACTATGCATCAAGCAGGGGTGTTTCTGGGGATGATAAGGAAATTGGGTATAGAGGTGGAACATCTAAGCGATATCTTTTGGCCAACAATTCATCTCTTCATTTCTCAACCATCAAATTTGACATGAATTGCGCCCGAATG GTGATGGCAGAGCTGGTAGGTACTTTTATTCTGATGTTCTGTGTATCTGGAATCATTGCAAGCACACAATTGCAAAATGGTGCAGTGGGCCTTCTGGAGTATGCAGCTACAGCAGGATTAACTGTGGTTGTGATAATTTTCTCAATAGGACCAATATCTTGTGCCCATGTTAACCCTGCTGTTACAATAGCCTTTGCAACAATTGGTCAATTTCCATGGTTCAAG GTTCCAATTTACATAATATCACAGTTAGTAGGTTCTGTGTTGGGAACATATATAGGTAGCCTTGTTTATGGCATAAAACCAGATGTGATGATGACCAAGCCAATGCAAGGGTGCAACTCTGCCTTCTGGGTGGAGCTTATTGCAACTTTCATCATCATGTTCCTGGTTGTAGCTTTGACATCTGAACCTCAATCTGTAAGGAATAAAGATGAAATTTGCATATTGAAGTTTCTTAATAATGAACTAGAATTCCATTTTGTGATAGCTAAATGTTGA